From the Actinopolymorpha sp. NPDC004070 genome, the window ACTCCAGCAGGTACATGAGTTCGGTGTGCGCCGGCAGGTCGCTCTGCCGGGTGAGTACGCACACCGCCGGGTCCAGCCCGGCCGCGAGATAGATCGTCGCTGTCTCGCGGGTCAACTGGCGCAGCCGTCTCGGGTCATGCTCGACGGTGAGCGCGTGCAGGTCCACGACGCAGAAGACACACCGGGCGGTGTGCTGCAGGTCGACGAACCGGCCGAGCGCGCCGAGATAGTTGCCGAGGGTGAGCCGGCCGGTGGGCTGGATGCCGGAGAAGATCGTGCGGGTGGTGGGCGTGGCGTCCACGGCTGCGTGGTCGGTGGCCGTGTGGTTCATGTGAGGGCTCCTTGGTCGGAGCCGCCGCCGCGAGGGACGGGTCCACACATGCGTCGGCCGCCCTCGCAGGGGCGGCCGGATGCTGGGTGCGTCGTACGCGCGATCGGGGGCCGCCCTAGGCGGCCCACCAACCGAGTGGTCGGATAACGATCTGCGTACGCACCCGGCCACAATATCCGCTCGGCCGATGCCGTGTCAGCAGGAGAGGATGATCCCCGTGGCGAATGTGGAGAATCCGGCGGCCGGGAGTGACGGCGCCGTCAAGCCTGCCTTGACAGGTGCCGAAGCCGTGGAGGTGGTTGTGGGGGAGCCCGGCGTGGTGGTCCGGCAGGTCGGTCCGGACGACTGGCGGGAGTGGCGGGCGATCCGGCTGGCGGCACTGGAGGACACGCCGTGGGCGTTCGGGTCGACGCTCGCGCAGGCGCGGACGTTCGGGGAGGAGGAGTGGCGGCGCCGGCTGGCCGGGTTCCCCTGCTACCTCGCCGATCCGCCGGACCTGGCGGGCGGCCCGGTCGGGATGAGCGGAGCCTTCGTCGAGCATCCCGCGCCCGGCGCCGACGGGCAGGGCGTCACCGTCGAGTTGGTGTCGATGTGGGTCAGCCCGGCGGCTCGGGGACGCGGGGTCGGCGCCCACCTGGTCGCAGCCGTGGTCGAGTGGGCGGCCCGGACAGGCGCCGCTCGGGTGCACCTGTGGGTGACGGACGGGAACGACCCGGCCCGCCGGTTGTACGAACGCTGCGGCTTCGTGCCCACGGGCGAACGCGCGCCGCTGCCGTCCGACCCGAGCCTGAGCGAGGTCGGCATGGTGCGCGAACTCTCCGCGTGAGCCGGGCCGGCGTCGAGGCGAGGT encodes:
- a CDS encoding GNAT family N-acetyltransferase — its product is MANVENPAAGSDGAVKPALTGAEAVEVVVGEPGVVVRQVGPDDWREWRAIRLAALEDTPWAFGSTLAQARTFGEEEWRRRLAGFPCYLADPPDLAGGPVGMSGAFVEHPAPGADGQGVTVELVSMWVSPAARGRGVGAHLVAAVVEWAARTGAARVHLWVTDGNDPARRLYERCGFVPTGERAPLPSDPSLSEVGMVRELSA